The Microbacterium esteraromaticum genome contains the following window.
CCCGAGGATCTTGACCATGATTCCGTGCCGACGCAGCTCGGCGACCGTGCGCGACTCCTCGTCACGGTCGCGGCCCAATGCATGCACGTTCGCGACCACCAGCACGTCACCGCGCTGCAGCGTCTCGATCAATCGCGCCAGGCGGTCGCCCCAGCTCTCCAGGATCTCGGGCGCGGGATGACGGAAGCCCTCGATCGGCACACCGAAGCGGGTGAGGTCCTCACGCTGCTGGGTGACCGAGGGCATCCCCTCGCGCGAGACGACCAGGCCGACCAGTCGGGCGCTTTCGGGGCGCATGGACCACCAGCCGTGGTCATCGTGGGCCAGGCACTTCGGGCATGACGCGGCCGCGTGCGGCAGTGTCAGCGGACTCGTCAGAGCAGCATCCGCGTGAGTCTTCGGCACACTCATCCCCTCGTTCATCGACGTACCTCCCGTTACCATTCTGCCCGAGCGGCCGGGCTTCAGAGCATCCCGAGCGCGCGCACCGCGTCGCGTTCGTCGGCGAGTTCGGCGACGGAAGCATCGATGCGCGTCCGTGCCCACTCGTCGAGCTCGAGTCCTTCGACGATCTGCCAGGCGCCGTCGACCGATCGCACGGGGAACGAACAGACCAGCCCCTCAGGCACGCCATACTCGCCGCGCGAGACGACGCCCGCACTGGTCCAGTCGTCGGTGCCGAGCATCCAGTCGCGCATGTGCTCGATCGTGGCGTTGGCTGCCGAGGCGACCGACGACGATCCCCGCACCTGGATGATCTCGGCGCCGCGCTTCGCGACCCGAGGGATGAACGTCTGCTCCTGCCAGGCGCGCACGTCACCCACCTGCGCGATCAGAGCCTCGCCGACCGGGCGGCCGTCGATCGTCGCATGCGAGATATCGGGAAACTGCGTCGCCGAGTGGTTGCCCCAGATCGGTACACGGCGGATGCCGCCCACCGGCGCGCCGAGGGTCTGTGCCAGCTGCGCCCGCGCCCTGTTCTCGTCGAGCCGGGTGAGTGCGGTGAACCGCTCAGCGGGAACGCCGTCGGCAGCCGAGGCCGCGATCAGGGCGTTGGTGTTGGCGGGGTTGCCCACCACGACCACGCGCACATCATCGGCCGCGTTCGCACCGATCGCCGCGCCCTGCGGTCCGAAGATCCCGGCGTTGGCGGCCAGCAGATCTGCCCGCTCCATGCCGGGGCCACGGGGGCGTGCGCCGACCAGCAGCGCGGCGTTCGCACCATCGAAGGCCACGGCCGGATCGTCAGTCACCTCGACGTGCTCGAGCAGTTCGAAGGCGCCGTCTTGCAGTTCGAGTGCGGCGCCCTCGGCCGCACCCATTCCCTGCGGGATCTCCAGCAGCCGCAACCGAACCTTCTCATCCGGCCCCAGCATGTCGCCCGCCGCGATGCGGAACAGCAGCGCGTAGCCGATCTGTCCGCCGGCCCCCGTGATCGTGATCGTCGTCGCCATGTCTCACAGCCTATTGCGGTGCGCCGACGTCATCAGCGGTATTTTTGGAGCATGACCTTCAACCCGAACGCCGACATCTCGGGCAACACCACCCGCAGGCGTGGCCGCAATGCCGCCATCGGCGGTGGCGTCGGTGTCGGGGTGATCGGCATTCTCGCGCTACTGATCGGGCCCATGCTCGGAGTCGATCTGTCGGGCCTGGTCGGTGGCGGCACGGTGCCGTCGGGAGGCGGTACCAGCGTCGAGGGCTCTCTCACCGAGTGCCGCACCGGGGCGGATGCCAACGAGAATGACGACTGCCGTATGGCGGGCGCCGAGGTCGTGCTCAACGACTACTGGGAGGCGCATGTCGATGGTTACGTCGCGCCGACGATGACCGTGGTCGAGGGGCAGACGCCCACCCAGTGCGGCACCGCGTCGAACGCAGTGGGTCCGTTCTACTGCCCGCCCGAGATGGGCGTGTACATCGACCCCGACTTCTTCGCCATCATGCGCCAGCAGTTCGGCGCCTCAGCGGGCGAGCTCGCTCAGCTGTACATCGTCGGGCACGAGTGGGGCCACCACATCCAGAACATCACCGGCGTGATGCGCGAGTACCCGAACAACGGCACCGGCCCCGACAGCAACGGTGTGCGCATGGAACTGCAGGCCGACTGCTACGCGGGCGCGTGGCTCGGTGATGTCACCACGCTCGAAGACGACAACGGGGTGCCCTACCTGCAGCCGCCCACCGAGACGCAATTGCGGGATGCGGTCAACGCCGCCTACGTCGTGGGCGATGACCACATTCAGCAGCAGTCGGGCGGCTTCGTCAGCCCCGAGAGCTTCACGCACGGCTCGAGCGAGCAGCGCAAGTACTGGTTCGCGAACGGTTACACCAACGGTCTTGGCGTCTGCGACACCTTCGCGGTTCCCGGCGACCGGCTCTGACCCACGCCCGCCGTTTCCGCCGAGACCCCCACCTGCCGCCGAGACCCCCACCTGCGGGCGTCCATACCTGGGGGTGTGGACGCGAAATGGGGGTGTCGGCGAGCGAAGTCAGGCGCGCAGAGCGAAGTCAGGTGCGCAGAATGAAGGCAGGCGTGCAGCGTGAGGTCAGGCGCGCAGCGCCGCCAGCAGGGTACGCACCAGGCCGAGTGCGCCGCCGCGGGCGCGGAAACGCGTCAGGCCCGCCGACACCTCTGTGCCCGTGCGTGCCGAGACGAACCACGGCGGTTTCGGCAGGATGCTGAAGCGCCCGCCGCCGTTGAGTACAGGCAACGACCGCGGGAAGGGACGGAACGGCCCGCGCACCACCGAGCGCTCCACGTCATCGAGCAGTAGCGCGTTGTGCACGACGCCGATACCGCTGCCCACCTCGTCGATGGTGTTGCCGGGGAACGCCCCCCACGTCATGGTCGGCACGATGAAACCGAGCGCCGTCCAGGTGTTGATCGCGATCGACCCGTAGCGGAACTCGGCGATCGCCCGCTCGAACCCGGCACCCATCGCCTTCTCGGTCGCCGGATCGATGATGATGTTGCCGCCGAGGGTACCGACGAGTTCGTCATTCGCGTACGTCACGGCCGCGTCGAGGAACGCCTGGCCAGTGCCGTCGAGCTCGACCACGCCCAGCACCGGGGCGAAGTACTCGGTGGACTGCAGAGCGGTGGCATCCGCGTTCTCATCGATCTCGACGAGCAGACGATCGGCGAGCACCAAGGCATCCGGATAGTCCTCGGCGGCCGCACCCATGCGCTTCGGTGACCCGGGGTACCAGATCGGACGTTCGGGAGCGCTGGCGTAGGCGCGCCGCAACGCGGCGCGGAACTGGTCGGCCTGCGCCCAGTCGCGGGACATGATCACGACCTGCCCGGCGATGCAGTTGTGCCCGCTGTTCTGCAGTCGCATCGTCGCGACGTGCTCGGCGTGGAAGGTGATGTCGGCATCGGTCCACTCACCGGGGACGACGATGATCGGCGAGACCCCTCCGAGCTCGGCGGTGATCGGCTTCTTCAGCAACGGTCGGTTCTCACGCCGCCGCCGGGTGGTCGCCGCCTTCTGCGCTCCGGTGCCGTTCGACGGGCCCCACACGATCGCATCGAAGGTCGCCGCGGCACCGGTGATGTGCACATGGTCGAGGTCGGGATGACCGGTCAGGTAGGAGCCCACGGCGGCGCCACCGCGCACGATCCGCAGGAATCCGGGCGCGATCAGCGGGGCCAGCGCCCGCTCGTACACGGGCACCAGGGCGTCCTGGGTGGGATTGACCTTCAGCAGCACGACGCGGTTGTTCGCGAGCAGCTCGTAGAACACATCGAGCACCGGGATCGAGGTGATGTTGCCGGCGCCGAGCACCAGGCCGACGCCGCCGGGGGCATCCGGGGTGAGCTGGGCGAGGCCGGCGTTTCGTCGCGCGGAGGCCGGGGTGGTGCCGGGCTTCAGCCAGACCTCACCACTGAATCCCGCCAGCAGGATCTGGTCGCTTCGGGTCAACGGGAATGCGTCTACACGGGTGCGCCCGCCGGGGGCACGGCCGATCGTGAGCCCGTCGAGCGTGCTGCGACCGCCGGCGAGTTTCGTGAGGGTGTCGGTGTAGGAATCCAGTGCGCCCAGCGTCGAGTACGGCCCGCTGAGCCACTCCTCACCGCGCAGCGGATGCCCCGAAGGCAGCCCCTTGGAATCGGCGGCTGTGTCAGCCCAGTCCTCGATCGTCGCCGACACCGAGTCGCGCAGCGCGCGCAACAGGGTTGCCCGCTGCGACAGCGTCAGACTCGACCACGTGGCCGCGCCCTTGCGCAGCACGGTGATGTGCGCGTCGAGTTCGGCGCGCTCGGTGTCGTCGAGGGCGGATGCCGGGGCGGGCGCGGTCGTGGAAGTCATCGTCGTCTCCTTCAGCGTCGCCCCAGCGTATCGCCGGGAAGCGGTGGGTCAGATGAGGGCGAGCTCGCGCAGCTTGGCCTCGACGTCGGCGTTCGACGGCTCGACGTGGTGGCTCGAGTCGGGGTACACGACCACCGGGATGTTCATGCGGCCCGAGATCTCCTTGGCGACGTCGGCGGCGGCCGGGTCGGCGACCAGGTCGATGTAGGTGTACTCGATGCCGAGGTCGTCGAGCTGCTTCTTGGTGCGGCGGCAGTCGCCGCACCAGTCGGCGCCGAACATGGTGAGGGAGTCGGATGCAGGGGTGCTCATGCCTCCAGCCTACGACGGCCACGGACACCCGGCTCCAAGCGAAAGATGGCACGATTGAACGCACGCGTCAACGCACGGCCGATCGCAGATCGGGGGAGGGATCACGTGAGCGCCACCGCCCAGCCGCCCGTCGCGGTCGCACCGGTCACCGTGATCGTGCCGACCTACAACGAGCGCGAGAACGTGGCCGAACTCGTGCGGCGCATCGGCGCGGCGCTTGGCGGGTACCGCGCTGAGATCCTCTTCGTCGACGACAGCTCCGACGGCACGGCCGACGAGGTGGCCAGGGTCGCGGTATCCGCGCCTCTTCCCGTACGAGTCATCCATCGTGAGAGCAACAGCGGCGGTCTCGGCGGTGCGGTTGTGCTGGGGCTGCAGCAGGCGGCGTACGACGTATGCATCGTCATGGACGGTGATCTGCAGCATCCGCCCGAGCTTCTGCCGGCCATGCTCGCACGTTACGCGCGGGGCGACGCCGACGTCGTCGCGGCGTCGCGCTACATCGGTGGTGGTGACTCCGCAGGGCTCGGGACCACACTGCGTTTGGGTGTCTCGAAAGCGGCGACCGCCGTCACGAAGGCGATGTTCCTGCGCCGGCTGTGGCGCAGCACCGACCCGATGACGGGCTTCTTTCTCGTCGACCGCGCCCGGGTCGACGTCGATGTGCTGCGCCCGCAGGGGTTCAAGATCCTGCTCGAGATCCTGGTGCGGGCGGGCGAACGTCACGACCTGCGGATCGCCGAGGTGCCGATGGCCTTTGGTGCGCGCCAGCATGGCAACTCGAAGGCCACGCTGCGTCAGGGGGCGACATTCCTCGCGCACCTGGCCCGACTGCGATTCGGCAAGATGGGCCTGTTCGCCCTGATCGGTGGCATCGGCGCCGTCGCGAACATCGGCATCATGTGGGTGCTCACCCAGGCCGGGATGGACTACCTGATCGCCGCGGTGATCGGCGCGGCCGCGACGATCATCGGCAACTTCGTCCTGCAAGAGCTGTTCGTGTTCCGTGCAGAGCGCCACGATGCGTCACGGCTGTGGGTGCGTTTTGCCGCCTCGGTATCGTTCAACGGCATCGAGGCCGCACTGCGTATTCCGGTAATGGCATGGATGGTCGAGAGCTGGCACATCTCCAGCGTTCTCGCCACGGCGATCTCGTTGGTCGTCGCCTTCTTCGCCCGGTTCCTGTTCCACGCGCTGGTCGTCTACGCGCCGCGCAAGCGCAAGACAGCGGATGCTGTCGCCGAACCGGCCGTCGACACTGCGGCGATGCGCGTGCTGCGAGCGATCGACGCCGAGGCCATGCGCCCCGGCGAGCTCTGACCCGCTGCTGCTGCCGCTGTCGCGTCGTCGCGTCGTCGCGTGCCGTGCCCTCCGCTGAGAAACCACTTCCCGTTCGAGAAACACCTCCGCACGTGGTGTCTCAAACGGGAAGTGGTTTCTCAGCGGCGGGCCAGTACGCCAGCGGCGGGCCAATACGCCAGCAGGCGGGCGGGGGCGTTGCCGATCGCAGGGGGTGCTGTCAACCCCTTGCATCCGCCGGTTTGGATCCGAGAGCCTGGGGGCTGTCGCGGTGGACCCCGCGGCGCGAAAGGAGCCCTGCCATGAGCATCGGAACCGGAATCGCCCTCGTCGTCATCGGCGCCATCCTGACCTTCGCGGTGAACGTCGACGTCGCGTGGCTCGACCTCGACCTGATCGGGTACATCCTGATGGGTGCCGGCGTCGTCGTCTTCCTCATCGGCATCGTGCTGATGGCACGCCGTCGTCGCACCGACGTCGTCACCCGCACTGAGACGGCCCCCGACGGCACGCAGCAGACGCGCCGCTCGACCCGTTCCCCCGGCCCCGACGACGTCATCTGACTCCGCCGGTCGACAGCATCCGCTGAGAAACCACTTCCTGTTCGAGAAACACCTCCGCACGTGGTGTCTCAAACGGGAAGTGGTTTCTCACCGGCGAGAGAGACGGCGAACGAGACGGCGAGAGAGACGGCGAGAAATGGGCTAGAGGCCCTGGCCGGCGTCCCAGAGGCGTTCGGTCTGACCGGCCAGCAGGGCATCGAGCGATGAAGCCTGCGCGTCGGTGAGCGAGGCGACGTAGTCGATGATCCCGCGTCCACGGGCGAGCCGGTCGAGGTCGTCGTCAGTGCGCGCCCCGACCAGGTCGGGGGCGTCCTGCCGCAGGCGACGGTAGTCGTCGGTGGCGAGTTCGACCAGGTCGATGAGCCGGCGGGGAGCGCGACGTGCGTCGCCCGGGTCGTCGAGCCAGGCGGTGAAGCCGTCGACCAGCCGCACGAGGATGTTCGCCTGCCCGCGCTGGTAGACGGTCAGGTCGGGGCGTTCGAGGATGAAGCGCTCGTGCAAGAACTTCAGTACGGCGACCTCATGCCACGCTTGGCGGCTGAGACTCACATGGCCGCAGCGCTCATCGGGATGCCGGTGCACTTCGATCGACGACTGCAGGCGCGCGATCCATGCGGTGGTGAAGCGCGCCAGGCCGCGTTCGCTGGCCAGTGAACCGTCGAACGGTTCGGCGACGAGACCGTCGATGACCTCGGCCGAGACCTTTGCGACGGCTTCGCTGAACGCATCCGCATCGGCGATCCAGGTGTCTTTGCTCTGCAGGCGGCGCCAGAGCAGCTCGAGTGAGTGGCCGGGTGTGCGGGTGTCGGCTTCGAGTGCGTCGCGATCGGATGCCCGAAGTCGGGCAAGGTCGCGGTGCCAGGAGTGGAACTCGGCCGAGAGCGTGGCGGGGTTGAGCAGCCCGGCGCGGTAGAAGTCGTCGAGGTCATGCAGTGAGTAGGCGATGTCGTCGGAGATGTCCATGATCGAGCATTCGACGGTCTGCTGGCCGGGCTCGATGAGCGGGTAGGCAGAGAGAGCTGCGCGGGCATCCTGCTCGTCGATCGCGTAGTAGTTGAACTTGCTCGCTCCGCCGCGTCGGCGTCCGCCGTCACCGCGGCGCCAGGGGTACTTCAGCACGGCGGCGCGCACGGCTGCGGTGAGGTTGAGGCCGACGCCGGGGCGGTCGTGTTCGTCGAGGCGGGTGAGGATGCGGTAGGTCTGCGCGTTGCCCTCGAAGCCTTCGCTCAGCCCGAAGCGGGTGCGGGCGAGGTGGTCGAGGGTTTGCTCGCCGAGGTGGCCGAACGGCGGATGCCCGAGGTCATGCGCCGCGGCCGCGGCCTGGACGACGACGGGGTGCGCGCCGCCGAGCTCGGCGACGGTGCGACCTGCCTCGTCGTCGCGTGTCGATAGGTGCGTGGCGATGGCGCGTGCGACGGCGGCGACCTTGATCGAGTGGGTGAGCCGGTTGTGCACGGCGAGCCCCGCGCCCGCCTGCGAGATCACCTGCGTGACGGCCGAGAGGCGTGAGTAGAAGGGCGAGAAGCGGATGCGTTCGACGTCGACCCGGAACTGCGGGTGCCCTTCGGCCCGCTGGAACTCGTTCAGCGTCTCGGGAAGACGCCGCGCCTGCCGGGGATCGTTCGGATGCTGGGGCATGCAGTCAGTGTGGCACGGCGAATGCCACGGCTGCGCCCGTGGGCATCGGGTGCGTCGGTGGGGTCGCGGATCGTCGCTACGCTCATCGTGCCGCTGACCGTGGGCTGGCCCGATCTGGCGCACCAGCCGGGTGATGACGGTGGTGCGGCTGCAGTATCTGGTCGAGATCGCGCGTGAGGTACGCGTAGGCCTCTGCCGCTGCATCGGTGATTCCGACGAGTTGGAAGAACGTGTGGATCTGGCCGGCGTACCGGCGGTGCCGCACGGCCACGCCAGCCTGACGCGCCATGCGCACGAACTCATCGATGCTCTGGTTCAGGATGTCGTGCTCTGCCGTGACGACGGCGATGGGGGGAAGGGCAGATAGGTCGTCACCGATCGGATTGGCGCGTGGCGTTGTCCGGTCTGCCGTCCCGGTGAAGTACAGGTTGAGGAACCACTCCAGCGCCGAGCGCGATAGCCCGGCCATCCACGCCGTCTCGACTTCGGTGGGAGGCAGCAGTGTGGTCGTCGCCGGATAGGCGAGTAACAGGGCGGATGCGGGTCGACCGCGCCGCTGTGCGGCCAGTGCGGCAGTGATCGCGAGCGCTCCGCCTGCGCTGTCACCGATGAGCACGCTGCGCGCGCCGTCATTCAGGCCGAGGTTCTCAGGTTCGCGCTCGCACGCCTCGAGAGCGCGGTCGATGGCATCCGGTGCTGCAGGAAAAGGATGCTCGGGCGCGAGCGGGTAGTCGGGAACGACTACAGGCATGCTCGCGGACGCGGCGAGATGGGCGGCCACGGAAGCGTAGTCGTCGGCGGTGCCGATCGACCAGCCTCCGCCGTGGGCATAGACGGCGAAGGCGCTGTGGCGCACTTGCGCCGGGTGGGCGATCAGCATCGGCGGGGTGCCGCTGCTGGGATCGCCGGAGGAGCGAGAGAATCGGGTGCCGCTCGGAGGGCCGGCAACGATGTCGTTGACTCGCGTGCGGTCGGCGCGTGCCTGGGCTAGCCCGCCCGTGCCGAGCGGGCTCATGGCCCGTTCGGCACGCCAGCGCAAGTATCGCTGGATCTGCTCTGAGTGCTGGTGGGTCACGCGTCGATGCCCACCTGATCGCGCGGACGGATCATCAGCAGCGTGATCAGCGACAGCACGCCGGTCGCGGCGAAGTAGTAGCCGGGTGAGGCGAGAGAGCCCGTGGCGGAGATCAGTAGCGTGGCGACGAATGGCGCGCTTCCGCCGAACAGCGCGACCGGCAGGTTGTACGAGATGGCCAGCCCGGTGGCGCGGATGCGGGTGGGGAGCAGTTCACTCATCAGCGCGTAGACCGATCCGCCGTAGAGTCCTGACACGATGGCCAGCGCGACGGCGAACACGAGGAACAGGGCGATCGAGGTCGTTGCCGCTGCGTAGAAGACCGCCAGACACAGGGCGATCGCGATCACGGCGTAGACGATCATGGGGCGCCGGCGGCCGAAGCGGTCTGAGATGAGACCGCCGACGGGCATGAAGGCGCCGGCGAGCACGGCAGCCCCGATGCTCGCAAAGAACACGGTCGATGCGTCCAATCCGAGTGCGGTGCGCATGAGGGTCGTGTAGTAGGTCAGCACGAGGTAGAACGACGACGTCGCCAGCGTCACGACGCCGAACACCAACAGCAGGGCGCGGGGCTGGGCGAATGCGGCGCGCAGTGGGCTCTTCGCGCCTTCAGAGGCGGCCTGCATGCTCAGAAACGCCGGGCTGTCTTCGAGGCGCATGCGCAGCCACAGCGTGATCAGTCCGAGGGGACCTGCGATGAGGAAGGGGATACGCCAGCCGCCTTCCGCCATCGTCTCGCTACCCAGCCACCACGTGAGGCCGTTCACGACGAGGGCACCGATCACAAGGCCGGCCGCCGAGATGGCCAGTAGCCAGCTCGTGGCGAACCCGCGGCGGGCACCACTCGCGTGTTCGGCGATGAAGCTCGCGACGGTGCCGACCTCACCACCGGCCGAGAAGCCCTGTACACAACGGACAAGAACCAGCAGCAGTGGCGCGGCGACACCGATCGCGGCGTAGGTGGGCAGCAGCCCGATGAGGAACGTGCTCGACGCCATCACCGTGAGCACGATCAGCAACGTGCGGCGACGTCCGATGCGGTCGGCGAGCGGACCGAAGAACAGGCCGCCCAGTGGGCGGATGAAGAAGCTCAGGGCGAAGACGGCGAACGAACTGAGCACGCTGACCAGCGGATCATCGCTCGGGAAGAACGCAGCGCCCATGTAGACGGCGAGGTAGCCGTAGACGCCGTAGTCGTACCACTCGATCAGGTGTCCGGCGACGGAACCGGCGAAGGCGCGGCGTGCGGCCGGGTTGGGGCCGCCGCGGGGAGCGGTGCGCGGAGTGGTCTGGGCGGTCATTGTTCTCCTTCGAAGAGGCGGGCGCGGGCAAAGGGGTATCCGGGCCGAAGGGTGTCGGCCCCGGAGGGACTTCAGGTGAGTGGAATGGAGCGCGGTCAGCGGGATGGGCTGCGGCGTCGCGCGTCGAGTGCGCGCAACGCCAGGGCTCGACGGAAGCGGGTGTCTTCGTCGTCCCAGGCGGCACCGGTGATCGTGTCGATGCGCTGGAGGCGCTGGTGCAGTGTGTTGGGGTGGATGCCGAGCGCTGCGCTTGCGCTGCGCAGGTCCCGGCCGGCGGCGTGAACCGCGCGGACCGTGTCGAGCAGGTCGGTGTGGTGACGCCGGTCGTAGTCGAGGATCGCGCCGAGCTCATTGCGGATGAGTTCGGCCAGTTCGCCGGGGCGGGCACGGGCGAACACGCTGGGCAAAGCACTCAGAGTGCGGGTGTCGGCGGTGGTTCCCGTGGCGCCGAGCGCGTGTAGCAGGCGGCGTGCTGTATCGGCTTCCTCAGCGGCGACAGAGAGGATGCTCTCATCTGCCGCTCGCAGCGCTGCTGTCGGGGCCGCCGCGCCTGTGTGTGCGAGGCGCTCAACGATCTCATCGAGAAGCCCGGTGACGGCGGGCGCAACGATCAGCAGGTGGTCGCCGCGGTCGACGACGGCGCCGCTTCGCCGGGCGACGAGCGGGGTGAATTCGCCCAACAGCTCGGCGGGATCGCGGTTGGCGACGTCGAGTGCGGCGACGTCGAGTTCGGCACGCCGACGGCCAAGGGCGTCGGCGACGGCGTCATCGTACGAGCCTGCGCTGTCGTGCAGCGCACCGCGAAGTAGGGCTGACGCCGTGGAGGCATTCTGCAGTTCGGTGGCTCGTGAGGGGAACAGGAGCAATGCGGACACGTGAGCGGCCTTGCCCAGCGCGAGTTCCACGACGGGGTCGGGGTCGGAGCTGTGCTGGTAGATCAGCGTCCCCAGGCGTGCGCTCGTCGAGCCGAGAGGAAACTCCAGCTCGGAGCTGGTATCGACCGATGGTGATGGCGGGTCGCCTGCGATGACCCGGCCGAACGGGTCTTCGATTCGGGTATGTCCGGCGAAGCTCTCGCGGCAGAGGTCGATGACCTCGTGGGGCGTTCCCGAGCGCATCAGTACGGCCAAGAGACGGTCCTGGAACTCCACCGCTAGCCGTGTGCGATCATCGACCCGCTCCAGCGAAGCGAGTGAGGCTGCTGCGGTGCGGGGTGTCGTCGCGGCGGTGCGTTCGCTGCGACCGAGAAAGATGCCGGCGTGCTCGGCGAGCTCGCGCAGTAGGGCGAGATCGTGACGTGAGAAGGTGCGCTCGTGCCGGTCTGCGGCGAAGAGAATGCCGAGGAGGGTGCCCTGGTGAATCACTGGTGCCGCGATGACCGCACGCAAGCCCTCTTCATGGGCTCCGACGTCGATCGTTGGGGAGTGGTCGAACGAGGCGTCGTTGAGGTAATCGCTCGTGCTGACAGGGGAGCCTTCACGACGTACGCGGCCGCAGATGCCGTACTGGTCGGAGA
Protein-coding sequences here:
- a CDS encoding helix-turn-helix domain-containing protein, which encodes MSDDATTTRTARPQAEAAARRMLSLLARGAALSDFQDEMRAVSEALPDGERAAVDEVFLEAMQIRMHQSERSTRENALENLLATMREVAQEEDATSVLTAIVTRTRRLLLSDSAYYLRYDPPKGFVMHVSSGLVSTTFATVRFSDQYGICGRVRREGSPVSTSDYLNDASFDHSPTIDVGAHEEGLRAVIAAPVIHQGTLLGILFAADRHERTFSRHDLALLRELAEHAGIFLGRSERTAATTPRTAAASLASLERVDDRTRLAVEFQDRLLAVLMRSGTPHEVIDLCRESFAGHTRIEDPFGRVIAGDPPSPSVDTSSELEFPLGSTSARLGTLIYQHSSDPDPVVELALGKAAHVSALLLFPSRATELQNASTASALLRGALHDSAGSYDDAVADALGRRRAELDVAALDVANRDPAELLGEFTPLVARRSGAVVDRGDHLLIVAPAVTGLLDEIVERLAHTGAAAPTAALRAADESILSVAAEEADTARRLLHALGATGTTADTRTLSALPSVFARARPGELAELIRNELGAILDYDRRHHTDLLDTVRAVHAAGRDLRSASAALGIHPNTLHQRLQRIDTITGAAWDDEDTRFRRALALRALDARRRSPSR